Genomic window (Sphaerodactylus townsendi isolate TG3544 linkage group LG12, MPM_Stown_v2.3, whole genome shotgun sequence):
GATAGCCGCTGTGGTGGGAAAACGTTTCCCCAACCCCCCAAATATCTTCTGTAGGCAGTGGACAAACTGGCAATTCAGCCTCCAGCCCTCAAGACTCACTCCCATTTTCCCCAGTTCAGCTGACCTTCTGCTGACTGCAGAGACTTCTAGCACCCCAGTTCCATTGGCTCTGTTTCCTTAGGGCAAAGTACACATGAGCGGTATTGTAAGGAAACATTGGCTAGCACAGTGTGTTGGACAGTGTTGGCCTATAGAACTGCAGAACAGGTCATCAActgccctacctcacaaggcaacTGGTTGACTCCGGTGCAGAGGATTCTATACCTTTTGGGTGCAACATCAAAGCCCCCCAGGTATAATTGGGGTACGTTAATGGCCAAGGCAACTGCATCAAAGCCAAACTAGCTTCAAAacagctaacccccccccctgccctagCTAAGATGTACTGCTGTCAACCATTCACATTCTACCCCCTCTTATTCCAAGATTCTCATTCCAGCAGAACACGTTTCCATCCCTGCACATCCGCCACCCAGCCATcgttttctgcccctccctaaCACTTCCCAccttcacacacacccttccaatCCCTATGACACCCACCAGGTCATTGTGCCAGTTCAAGTTGGAAGTACACTTCTAGAGCACAAACTGTATGCCCTTCAAGGAGTTCGCCTCCTGAATTTCTGTGTGAGTCTCTGGTCTGGCCATCTTTCCTCTGAGGGCAGGAAATTCTGCTGAGCCTCTGCACCCGGAGTGCCTGAATGATCTGATGTGGAGACAGAAATAGAATTATCTGCCTCTGACAGAGACCAACTGGAAAGAGGCAAGGACAGGAGTTTATTCAGAGACACAGCAAGCAACCTCCTAGGGCAGACAGTTCACATTTCACTGGAAAGGATAGAATTGTACAGTGATACCAGCTACTAAAATAGGGCATAGTTACCCCTAGTAGAAGTTGATTGGAAAGAGGCAGTATGTCATGCAGAAATATAGCAGGCAGCCTCACTGTTCTTCTGTGACCCTAGTGGTTTCCTGCAGCATACCAGAGAGTGTCAGGGAGACAGAACAAATTCCTTACTTATTGCCCCCCATTTAAGAACAATGGTGAGTTCATTTTCAATTAAAGGAGACAACAGCCCATTACTCTTTGAAACAACCATCCGCAACCTCACTATGCATACACCACAAGCGTGGGGCCCAGGCCCCCATGCACACCCCTATTTTTTTGACAGGCACATTACAATTTGGCAAAGAGGAAACGTTGCAACGGAAAATACATAGCTGAGCAAggtgcctgccccctccccccgccattcACACAAAAAAACTTGGCGCTTTCCTAATTGAGTATTGACTTGGAGGGGGGGGATGTTATGGTCACTCCTTCAATGAAGCACAGGCACCTGAGCCGATGCATCAGAGGCCTTCAGCTCAAATCCCAAAATGAGATTACGGCATTTTAGCTAAATGAAACTGGGACAGTTCAATTCCTCACCTGCCCCAACTAAATCTTGCAAACTCACTGTGCGCAGCAGTCAGTGGCAGTGATCAGCAGTGCAATCCAAATATTCTCAGTCTTTTTAGGTGCACAGTTGAGGATACCTGATACATTGCTGGCTCCCCACCTTGAAAAGGATAATATTGGGCAAGAAAGGGAAATTAACAGTGgcatcctaaggagagttatgtCTCTCTAAGAGAATTCACTTCAATAGCTTAAAACAGTGCTTAGCAGTGTAATTTTGCTTATTTCACTGTaaaacagtgaaataaaacagtgttaaaaacagtgaaataaaacagtgaaataaaacagtgaagtaaaacagtgtaaaacagtgAAATAATTCCATGTCTCTAGAaggaaatgtaatttttaaaaagctgacaggGAAAAGTAGATTCATTTGAAACGTGGTGTCGGAAGAGAGTGTCACGGATGTGCAAGACAACAAGGTAGCAGAGCTGCCACAATCAGCTACCCCATTTCTAGCAGCAGGTAGCAGATTTCAACTTGGAATGTTCCTTTGTATAACATGTTTTCTTCAGACAGAAAGAAGAGAGCAGACAGAATGGGCCTACCAACCTGCACATTCATGCTGTGCAGGTTTAAGAATGGGCAATGCTTGAAAATATAATCCTCCACCTGTAGTCTGAAGTAAGTTCTCATTTTGCTCCTTCATCCCTCTGCGTGTGTGAACCCTGCTTGAGATAATGCTCAACTCTCCCTTCTCTACTGGGTGCTTCCCAGAAAATAGTGAAGCcattttatatatttgtaaacgtacgaccctgcaaggtaggctagcaTCATTAGTTCCATATTGCAGAAGGGAGCAGAGTCCAAAAGAGGGTGTATTGCTAGGGCGAGTCTATGATGCTATAGTAAAAACCAGGGACTCAGCATAGTCTCTGTTAGCTCATATGCTACTCTCTAGTTTGAGATGGATTGCTGGGACTGAATTTATGCCCTAGGCATCTGCACTGGTAGCACTACCACCCAGCTTCTGGTTAACTCTATAGAAAGAAAAGCACATTTATTCAACTAGGGAAACAGCTTTCTACAGCTTGCTATAAAGTGCTGCAAGCTGAAGACAGAAAAGCTCCCCCTCCCGCTGCGCTTCCAACAATTGTGCTTTGATACAAGACTGCTCATCATTGCTTTGACAACTGCATCCCTGTTCCTACAGCTCCTGACCTGGATTTCAGTGGGAGTATTGGCACAAACCACCTCCCCCATCATGGCAATCAAAGCCACAGAGGAAAGCAACTCAGCACCATCTGGAAGGATGAGAGAGGGAGGCTGGAATGAACGAAAAGGGGTTCTGCTGTGAGCAGGAATGAGAACCTGACCCAGCTGAGATCATGGCAAGCAAGGGTAGGGAGAAGCTGGAGGGCAAATGCCAAAGGCACAGTGGGAAGACCAGGTAACTGGTTGCCAAGGGGCCTAAAAGATTGATGAAGGCAACACAGCACACTCAGTTGTTTTTGCTCCCACCCTTCTGGAAGACACCTCCACACCAGCTCAAGACTGTGCAACTTGAAAAGGTCTCCCTGTATAGCAAACTTAAATTTTGACAGTATCAAGCCACATCAGCCATTGTTGTAATAACAAAGGTCCCGCGTTAATTCAGTCAGGAGTCATAAAATCACATCCTAGTACTCCACTATTAATTCCAAATAGCAAATACCGACACTTCCATTCCTTCATTGTGGTCACAAATGCAAATTAAACCTTCCTAATaatatagaaggaggaggaggaggaggaggagtttggatttataccccgcctttctctcctgtaacaagactcaaggtggcttacaagctccttttctgtcctctccccacagcatgcagacaccttgtgaggtagggaggctgagagagttccgaagaactgtgactagcccaaggtcacccagcaggaacataggagtgagaaaacatatctggttcaccagctgctgccactcaggtggaggtgtggggaatcaaacccagatctctagattagaatctacctgctcttaatcactacaccacactggctctccaaaagGTGGGAGGAAAAGGTCAAATCTATGCTTTGCCCCAGCAGCAAGCATGGCAATGACCAAAGAGCTTTATGGGGGCTTTGATTTGCACTAAgttaattttgaaaaatatggATGATGGAGccaggaggagtgggggggggacttcgtaATAGTTACTCTCAGGGCTGGCTCAACTAACTTTGCTGCTTGAGGCAAAACATCCCAAAGGCACCCCACTTCTGACCATGAACAGCAATGCACTGGGACAACCTCCTTCACAAACTTTGCTGGAATGAAGGGAAGCCTGTGGTCATCTCAATGGAGGTCATGCAGCAGCAGATTGTGCCCCACAGAGTAGATCTCACACCCATTCTGCCACCTTCAGAGACTGCATCACTTTCCAACTTAGTCGAACTGGTTGCTCCACATCAACGACTACAAGCCATGACAGTGTGATTCTCCAAATGCTCCCAGAAATGGAAGTGCATACATTTTGTGAAAAACTGTGGGCCGAAGTGCCCATGTGTACTCAGGAAGGTGGCATTGTATACAATCACATTTTCCAAAGCATGCAACCAGTTACTCAGGGTGGGATGAAAGGATTCCTCAAGACACTTTAACACACTTTCTAAGCAGCACCCTGCTTTCCCCCCATGCAAAtacatcccacccacccccaagtgtAACTTCTGTGATGGCCATAGAAGTTTAGCTAGATGTCACATGATCCCTTCGCCTGTGCTTGGAAGGGAGAATGTTTCTTTCGAGCAACCAAGGACAATCAGGCTTTCTCCAAGAGCTGGGCAGTTGGGAGTCATCTCTGACCATAGATCCTAAGAGAGGTAGCACTGTTGTCTAATGGTTAAAGCGTGGATCAGAGAGACTGGAGAAGCCTTGCTATAGCCCTACCGCAGTCCTGGCTCTTCCAGGACCAGCTGGTAAAACAATGCAGAGGAGAAGCAAGGTTGAATGGATACCATCTGCCTTTCCCAAGACCTCCAATTGTGCCATTACAGCCCAGTTGCTTAAAAGTAACTTAAAATAAGCCTCAATCCCACCCCAGTCCTTGCTAAGCACGGATGCCCAGATGGGAAGATAAAGGCGGACAAGCTGAGGAGTCCAGACAAAATCTTTGAGAGAATTGCGAATGAAAATGCGATGGAAAATACTTCAATTGCTATTCTCCAatgttggttaaaaaaaaaccacaacagaaCAATATTCTCTACTATGGAAACAGCTGGCTTTCGAGGACAGGTTGCATGGCCTGGGATTTGGCAATGGCTTTGCATTGCCAACGTCACAATTACCAAGAAAAGTTAATTGTGCGTATctctaatcagtttttttttaatggacatcTGAAAATTCCAAATTCAAATTGTGAGCAGAATTTTCATTTCAGCTTGATCCGGAAACGATTTGTACTTAAAGCCACACACAGCTTCTTTCCTCAGGGAACCTGGTCACATCCTAGACCAGCCTATTCCACAGCCAACTAGAATGCATTAGAAAGAACAGGAACATTCCAATCAAATCACATTAGTACTCTGATAACAAAATACACCTCTAAGAAAAGGGCAATAAATAGGGCGGGGCAGAAGAGAGATGGGTGGCAGTAGTAGGATCACATGATGTCGTCGAGGAGGTGGGGGCTCGCCACCCAGTCAAGAGTACGGGGCTCAGATGCTGCCATGATCATACACATGAACTGCTTGCCAGTCCGCTTATCGATGGGGTAGATAGTGGTGGGCGTGAAGCGTTTGTTAGTCTCCACGAATTCACAGAGCTGCTCATAAATCTTAGGGAATTCATGCCGTAAAAAGACCCCACGGATGCGCAGCTCCCGCTGGATGTTAATGAAACAGACCTCGCGGGCTTTGCGCCCTTCCTCGCCCTCTTTGTCTATGTCAGCCGTGCCAGGAGGAGGCGTCAGGATTAGCGTTTCCATGTCGTGCTCCTTCTTCAGGATCTTCTTTTCAGGACTTGAGGATGCTAAGGCCACCTTGGCATACTTCCTGACTGTTGGCACCTGCACCTTGGGGGATGGCCTCTCGGGGACCTTCTGTCCGACCGCCACAGTTACATTCAGGAGGAAACATTCATTTGGGTCATACTGTTGGCCAGCCTCCCGAAGCTCCCGGGCATAGTCCCCGAGATTGTCAGAGTAGTTTTCAAGTTCCCGCAGCGACAGGTAAGTGGGTGACATCAGCAAGCTCTCCAAGCCAAACTGCAGAAAGTTCTCAGCGGAGCCTGCGTTGGGGAAGCCCAAAAAGAGTACCCCACGGCCCCTGGACAGAAAGCCCACCTTAGCGATGCGTGAGAAGGCCTTGTGCACTTCTCCGCTCTCCCGACAGAACTGCAGCACGTGGCGGCAAGTGCTGCCAATCCGGCCATAAATGCAGTTCTCCTTGTGGGTATCCCAGTCCTCTCGTCGGCAGTTACGGGAGCAGTAATAAGTATAACAACTGTGGCAAGATTTGAAGTAGAGGCAAGCGTTGAACATAGTCTCTGTCCGGCGGCACTTGGCATTGGAACACATCATCACATCATCCTCGTCGGCGCTGAGGTCTGGCGAGCAATCGTCCCACACTTTCTCAAATGGACCGGCAGACACCGCCATGTCGGCAGAGCGCCTCCCTTGGTCCTTACGCAGCTCAGCATGGAATGAGCTGGGGCCAGGCTGTTCTTTTGTGGGATGGGGTTCCACCACTTTCCAGGGGTCTGGTTTCTTGGCAGGCAGGGCCATGCTCTCGCTTATCAGCCGCCGGAGCTGGTCAGCCAAGTTGCTAACCTCACTGGATGGGCAAGCAGAAGGAGGTTTGTAATCAATGACCAGGTCTGTAATCAGCTCGTCCAATTGCTCCAGGCTACGCTGGTGGGCAACATTTTCTTTGGCGCCAGGATTAGCAACGTAGGGCCCGGTTTGGATGCAACCCCTGTCTCGCACATCACCTGAATCCAAGACATCCCAGCTGGCCGAGCGTCTCTCTGTTTTACAGACACCGTTGGCTCGGATGTCATTGTCGGTAATAGTGATCTCTGGGGTGACAAACCAGCCGTGACGTCCACCATCGACATGCATCTTCTCGATGAGGGAGTTTTCAGAGAGCGAAAGCGCAGCATAGCGTTTGGGTGAAGTGGACAGATTGACCACAACTGGTTGGCGTCGGTCATCGGGAGATAAGGCACGGTGTGGATCCCGGGCCAACAGGTTCTCGTAGCTGCGCCCACGCAACATGGGGTCTTCTCGGCGCACGTGGGGAGTCAGGATATTGTCCCAGGATTTGGAATAGTGACGTGTGTCTGTGCCAAGCCGGGGAGGGCTGGCGCTATAGCTGGCGTGCCAGGAGGACAGCATAGCTCTGGGCGCAGGTTGTGGGGGAGTGAAACGGGACATTTGCCATGTCTGGTATGGTACTGACCCTCTGTCAGGGCTATACCAGTCATTGAACTGCGCGGGCTGAGTATTGCGTGGATATGGGTAGGTTCTGGACATGATTTCCCGCTCATGGTATTTCCCATAATCCTCTGCATAAAAGACTCGGGGGTTGGACCTCAAGGCAGGGTAAGCCCTAGGGTCATCAGCATAAACAGCCTTCATGGGAGGAGTCCTGGGGGTATAAAAGCGAGAATCATCCCCATAGTATGTCCTAGCAGGGGGCTCCTGGATGGGATAAGACCGGTTATCCTCCACAAAAAACGTCCTGGGAGGGAAAGCATGGAAGCcacttttgggagactcttcccCATAAAAGGGCTGTGGTGGGAGGACGTGGCCCCCATACTGGGGAGGGTATCCCTCATAGCCAGAGCTTTTCAGAGGGAAGTTGCCTGGCTCTTCAGTGTAGAAGAACTTGTTTGGCACGTATGGGGTGAAGGGAATGCAGCCACCTTCTGGCAAGGCTTGGCCTCCATCATAAACTTCAGCGGGGTACGGTGCCAGGACCCGGTGTTCCCCACTATAGGTGTCGCTGGGTGTGGGAGTCCGTGACATGGACATCTGTCGGCTGCCAGGCACTGTTAAGCTGTGAGCAGCACCAGGAGGCCTGGGCCAGGGTGGCAAAGCCTCCATGTGGCCGTGAGAGGCTTTGGTGCTGCGGGCCGCATGCATCACTGTAGCCTCATCCGGCTTGATGTCCACTCGGCGTTTGACGTGTATGCTCTGTGGTAGGGGCCGCATGGCAGGTGCCTCCTCATAGCAGTTGGCGCCACTAACACAGAGGGGTGAGATGCGGCTACCGCTGCTGCGCTGTGGCTGCAGCTTGATCGGATGCACTTCATTGATCAAGGGCTTCATAGAGGAATAGCCGCCCTCTCGACGAGGGGATAGCTCCATTTGTTCAGGCTCTCGGGACACTCGCTGGACTTCACGTCCCCTTCTGGATGGTGCTGAGGGTGAGCCGGAAGACACAGGTATGGCAATTGGAGTGAAGGCGGTTTTGACTCGAGGGGCACTCTTAGATCTGGCTCGTCTCTTGGGCTCTGCTCGCGGGGCTGATTCCTTTGGAACCTCCCTCCCTCGCGGGTAGGCCTTGCTGACTGGAGCCTCTGGAGCAGCTGTCCTGACAGAAGCCTTCTTGCCCACAGGAGCAGAGGAGGGTTCTGGAGTGGGCGGTCGCCGGGAGGAGCGCTGCATGACAGGCGGTGTGGGTGGTGGTTCGTCCAGGGATTCCAGGAAGTCAAAGCTGCGGCAGTGCCGCTTGTTGAAGTGCTGGGAGTGGGTCTCCAAGGATGAAGACATGGAAGTATCACATTGCCCCATGGGCTGGTAGAAAGCTGAACGGGAGGGGTTGAGAGAAGCCACCTTGATGTCCTGATACACCATAGACACCAGAAGATCAGGCGGGTCCGTTCGGGTCATCTTAAAAGCAGCTCTTTCCAGCTCCTTCTCAGATCATTTCAGTACACCACAGCAACtctggaaaagaagagaaggaggagagtatTGGCTCCAAAGCTTGCTGAAGAAAGCAGGTAGAACCAAAGGTGCATTCACATAAACAGTTGCTTAACACATGTTGACCTTAGTTGCGCATCCCTGCCAACAAAGGAATTAAAATTAAAGATGGAAGAAACATAGACTCCTCTTTAAAGAGGCCAGGTCCTAGGAGTATGTACTATGGCAGTCACCAGATTAAAAGACTCCACATGGGAGTTTTACTTGGTTCATGGAAATAAAGCCATAATTTGTAAGAAAAATATTAACtgtcctttagaagaagaagcggaggagtttggattttcatcccacctttctctcctgtaaggagactcaaggtggcttacaagctcctttcccttcctttccccacagtaggcaccttgtgaggtaggtggggctgagagagttctgagggaactgtgactagcccaaggtcacccagcaggaatgtaggagtgcggaaacacatttggctcaccaggtaaacctctgccactcaggtggaggagtggggaatcaaacccggttctccagattagaattgctGGCTTTAGAAGATGCCTCAAACAGTTACAGGTGTTGTCATATTAGAAAGAAAATCCCCTTCTATGTGAGATTTTCTTCCAGTCAGCTTTTGATATTCCTTGAATTACAGTcattaaccattttttaaaagaaagtgctcCTTGGTTAATCaagagaacttttaaaaactcatgttttaaaaatccactaaACTAACCAATTAAACAACTGAATGTTGCACTTCTAAAAAGTATCATTTGAATTATCAGTGTGCATTGATTACATCGGGATCCGCCACATTTCTCCCTAGGATACCAGTCTACCCAACAGAAAATAGCTGTTGGCTATGCATATGTGTGGCAGATATGCAAAAGCACAGGATTTGGTGTCAGGTGCAAAAACCCACTTTCTTAAaatcttcagttttttaaagaagcaaattTATATCTCTCATGGTCATGAAGATATGACTGAATTATATGtattaaattatttgtatcctagctggaagtatattagtttaaaaactaatgtataagttagaatgagttgtttttaaatggatagatttttttcACGAAATAACTTTATGTAAAAACTTATATGCAACAATTTTTGTGAATCCTGTAATAACTGAAACTCAAATTGTTAATTTTTCAtacttaataaaatttaaaaaaagaaaaaaaagatatgacTGAAAAGGTGCTGGCATAGCTGATGAACTCTCCGAAGATGGAGAGGTGAGACTGAATCAGGTCTTCATTGGT
Coding sequences:
- the AJM1 gene encoding apical junction component 1 homolog, with the translated sequence MTRTDPPDLLVSMVYQDIKVASLNPSRSAFYQPMGQCDTSMSSSLETHSQHFNKRHCRSFDFLESLDEPPPTPPVMQRSSRRPPTPEPSSAPVGKKASVRTAAPEAPVSKAYPRGREVPKESAPRAEPKRRARSKSAPRVKTAFTPIAIPVSSGSPSAPSRRGREVQRVSREPEQMELSPRREGGYSSMKPLINEVHPIKLQPQRSSGSRISPLCVSGANCYEEAPAMRPLPQSIHVKRRVDIKPDEATVMHAARSTKASHGHMEALPPWPRPPGAAHSLTVPGSRQMSMSRTPTPSDTYSGEHRVLAPYPAEVYDGGQALPEGGCIPFTPYVPNKFFYTEEPGNFPLKSSGYEGYPPQYGGHVLPPQPFYGEESPKSGFHAFPPRTFFVEDNRSYPIQEPPARTYYGDDSRFYTPRTPPMKAVYADDPRAYPALRSNPRVFYAEDYGKYHEREIMSRTYPYPRNTQPAQFNDWYSPDRGSVPYQTWQMSRFTPPQPAPRAMLSSWHASYSASPPRLGTDTRHYSKSWDNILTPHVRREDPMLRGRSYENLLARDPHRALSPDDRRQPVVVNLSTSPKRYAALSLSENSLIEKMHVDGGRHGWFVTPEITITDNDIRANGVCKTERRSASWDVLDSGDVRDRGCIQTGPYVANPGAKENVAHQRSLEQLDELITDLVIDYKPPSACPSSEVSNLADQLRRLISESMALPAKKPDPWKVVEPHPTKEQPGPSSFHAELRKDQGRRSADMAVSAGPFEKVWDDCSPDLSADEDDVMMCSNAKCRRTETMFNACLYFKSCHSCYTYYCSRNCRREDWDTHKENCIYGRIGSTCRHVLQFCRESGEVHKAFSRIAKVGFLSRGRGVLFLGFPNAGSAENFLQFGLESLLMSPTYLSLRELENYSDNLGDYARELREAGQQYDPNECFLLNVTVAVGQKVPERPSPKVQVPTVRKYAKVALASSSPEKKILKKEHDMETLILTPPPGTADIDKEGEEGRKAREVCFINIQRELRIRGVFLRHEFPKIYEQLCEFVETNKRFTPTTIYPIDKRTGKQFMCMIMAASEPRTLDWVASPHLLDDIM